Proteins found in one Pongo pygmaeus isolate AG05252 chromosome 8, NHGRI_mPonPyg2-v2.0_pri, whole genome shotgun sequence genomic segment:
- the IFIT1B gene encoding interferon-induced protein with tetratricopeptide repeats 1B, which translates to MSEESDGKLIEDSLIQLRCHFTWKLLIEAPEIPDLENRIWEEIQFLDTKYNVGIHNLLAYVKHLKGQNEEALVSLKKGEDLIQKEHANQADMRSLVTWGNFAWVYYHMGRLAEAQTYLDKVENTCKKFANPSRYRMECPEMDCEEGWALVKCGGKNYERAKTCFEKALERNPENPEFNTGYAITVYRLDSFNTASGRNEAFSLHVLKRAVRLNPDDVYIRVLLALKLQNEGQEAEVEKYIEEALTSISSQTYVFRYAAKFYRRKGSVDKALELLKMALETTPTSAFLHHQMGLCYRAQMIQIKEATNWQPRGQDRETVNRLVQLAICKFEKTIMLKPTFEMAYVDLAEMYAEIGHHRKAEEHFQKVLRMKIFEDQLKQEIHFRYGCFQEHLGKSEDIAITHYLKGLKIEKMSHSREKLLNALEKLAKRCVHQNVRVVESVSLLGLIHKLKGEVSDALLCYERALRLAADLNPMF; encoded by the exons ATGAG TGAAGAATCTGATGGAAAGCTTATTGAAGATAGCCTGATTCAGCTAAGATGTCACTTTACATGGAAGTTGTTAATTGAAGCCCCTGAAATTCCTGATTTAGAAAACAGGATCTGGGAAGAGATTCAGTTCCTGGACACCAAATATAACGTGGGAATACACAACCTACTAGCCTATGTGAAACACCTGAAAGGCCAGAATGAGGAAGCCCTGGTGAGCTTGAAAAAGGGTGAAGACTTAATCCAGAAAGAACATGCCAACCAAGCAGATATGAGAAGTCTGGTGACCTGGGGCAACTTTGCCTGGGTGTATTACCACATGGGCAGATTGGCAGAAGCCCAGACTTACCTGGACAAAGTGGAGAACACTTGCAAGAAGTTTGCAAATCCTTCCCGCTATAGAATGGAGTGTCCAGAGATGGACTGTGAGGAAGGATGGGCCTTGGTGAAGTGTGGAGGAAAGAATTATGAACGGGCCAAGACCTGCTTTGAAAAGGCTCTGGAAAGGAACCCTGAAAACCCTGAATTCAATACTGGGTACGCAATCACTGTCTATCGCCTGGATAGCTTTAACACAGCATCAGGGAGGAATGAGGCATTTTCTCTGCACGTCCTAAAACGAGCTGTCAGGCTAAATCCAGATGATGTATATATTAGGGTTCTCCTTGCCCTGAAGCTTCAGAATGAAGGACAGGAAGCTGAAGTAGAAAAGTACATTGAAGAAGCTCTGACCAGTATATCTTCACAGACCTATGTCTTTCGATATGCAGCCAAGTTTTATCGAAGAAAAGGGTCTGTGGATAAAGCTCTTGAGCTCTTAAAAATGGCTTTGGAGACAACACCCACTTCTGCCTTCCTGCATCACCAAATGGGGCTTTGCTACAGGGCACAAATGATCCAAATCAAGGAAGCTACAAACTGGCAGCCTAGAGGGCAAGATAGGGAAACTGTGAACAGATTGGTTCAATTGGCTATATGCAAATTTGAAAAGACTATAATGTTAAAGCCAACATTTGAGATGGCCTATGTTGACCTGGCTGAAATGTATGCAGAAATAGGCCACCACAGAAAGGCTGAGGAACATTTTCAGAAAGTCTTACGCATGAAGATCTTTGAAGATCAGCTAAAGCAAGAGATTCATTTCCGCTACGGCTGTTTCCAAGAACATCTTGGGAAATCTGAAGATATAGCAATTACCCATTATTTAAAAggtttgaaaatagaaaaaatgtccCATTCCAGGGAAAAACTTCTTAACGCTTTAGAGAAATTGGCTAAAAGATGTGTTCACCAGAATGTACGGGTTGTGGAAAGTGTCAGCCTCCTTGGACTTATCCACAAATTGAAAGGAGAAGTAAGTGACGCTTTGCTGTGCTATGAGAGGGCTCTGAGGCTGGCTGCTGACCTGAACCCTATGTTTTAA